In Nitrosarchaeum sp., the genomic stretch ATATTTCAATTAAAGATCATGTAGATTTTGTAATATTTGCAGGAGATATTTTTCACATACCAAATCCAAATGGTACTGCAATTATTCAAATGGCAAATGCGTTAAAGAGATTAAAAAATAACAGCATTGATTCATTTTTTATTTTAGGAGAGCATGACATAAGTAGAATTCGTGCAACTCCAATCCCATATGTGTATCACAACTTAGAGTTTTCAAGATACATTGGGCAGGGAAATCCAATTAATCATAAAGGTGTGTTAATAGCTGGATTTGATAAAATAAGGAAAACAGAAATTCCACAATTTGAAGAAAAATTTAGAGCAGTGGATGAAATTGCAAGCAAACATACAGGACATAAAATTCTAGTATTACATCAAGGAATTACAGAGTTTAACAAGTTTGCAGGAGAATTACAGTCAACAGATTTACCAAAAAATTTTACATATTATGCAATGGGTCATTTGCATGATCATGATATCAAACAATTTAGTCATCTAAACGGACCAGTGGCTTATCCAGGATCAATAGAATTAACAACAAGTGAAGGAATCAAGGAGACGAAGAAGGGATTCTTTGAAGTAGATATTTCTGAAAAAGAAGTAAAAAACAATTGGATTGAGTTAGATACGAGACAGCAATTTTCATTTAAAACAAACTATGATGAATTAACAAAAGTAGTAGATGAAATCTCTTCAAAAATAAGCAACATAGAGCAAAAACCAATAGTAGAAATAAAAATTCAAGGTGAAAACATAGAAACTGACCAAATACAGGCACAAATTTCAAGGTTATATCAACAAACATTGAGATGTTTTTGGCGAATTACATCAAAAGAGATATCAGAGTCGTCAATATTCCTAGAAAGACCAAATACAATTGACTATGAAATGCTCAGATTAGCAGTTGATGCAAGTGGTTCAGAACAAATTGCAAACTTCGCTATAAAGGAATTACTTCCATTATTGTCATCTACTCAGATTAAAGAAGCTACTCAGATCATTATTGAAAACTTTGAAAAATACAAAAAGGAGAAAGTAAATGATAACGGCAATTGAATTAGGAGATTTTTTATCACATTCTCAAACAAGATTAGAATTTGGAAATGGAGTAACGGTATTTGTAGGACAAAACGGAGCAGGAAAATCAAGCATCATAGACGCAATTACGTTTGCATTGTTTGGACAACATACTAGAAAATCAAACAAGGGATTGATAAAAAGAGGGTCTAATCAGGGATTTGCTAAAGTAGAATTTAACATCAATGGCAAACAATACCAAGCAGTAAGAAAAATAGATAACAAAGGTGGACTTGCTGCAAAATTCAGTGAAAATGCTAATGATAAATTTTTAGAAATTGCAGCTGGTGAAAGAAAGCAATTTGGTGAATCGATGACACACGAAGTTGAAAAAACAATAGGATTAGGGTTTGAGAAGTTAAAGATTGCATCAATAGTACAACAAGGAGAATTAAATGCAATAATCAAAGCAAAACCAAAAGAGTTCAAAGAACTACTAAATGCAATAATTGGAATCGATAAACTGGATGTAGCATCAGAAGCAATGAAAACAATTACAAAAAATTTCCGAGAAAAGATAAGAGATGAGAAAGGATATGATGATACACATATTGGTATTTTATTACGAGAATTACAAAAAATCATGGTAGAACTAGAAGAATCTAAACCACAAAAAGAACAACTTGTTTTAAAACAAATTGAATTACAAAAAGAAGTATCATCACTTAGAGCAAAACTAGAGATAGAATCCCCAAAAATAGATAAGAGGAATCAACTAGAATTAAGGAAGAAAGAACTGCAATCATATGCAAAAGAGGCAATTCAAGCAATTCAGCGAGAAATTGCCGAAAAAGAGCACAAAATACGTGATTGCGAGGGATGTTTTGAGCATATTAGTCTGAAAAATGATTTAGAATCAAAAATGGAAAGAATAGAATTAGCAGTAGAAGAAAACCAGAAAAAAATGCAGGAATTAACAGGCAAAGTTGCATCACTTAAGGAAAAACAAGCATTAGCTGAAAAAATCCAATTAAAGGACAACAAATGTCCAGTATGTGACTCTAAAGTTGAAAAACTAAATCCATTATTTCAAGAAGAGCATCTAAAACAAGAGATCATATCTATTAAAGAACAAATTATTTCAGCAGAAAAAGAACGTCTATCATATAATCAAAAAAGGGCAGAGTTTTCTAAAAGACTTCAAGACGTAAGAAATGCCGAAGCAACATTAAGAGCACATGCCATTAAAGATCAAGAAGATATAAGAAAAATTCAAGGAGAAATAAAATTAAAAAAAGAAAACGTACAAAAAATTCCATTATCTATTAACGGTAATTTATTAGAAATATCTCAGATAGACTCTAATGCAAAAAGAATTTTTGATATCATTACAAAATTAGAGCAAGAGACTAAAGGATTTAATGAAGATGAATTTTTAAATCTAAAAAAATCAATTAATGAAAAACAGACTGTTCTTTCACAAACAGATCAACACCTAGGTGCAATAATAGAAAAAATATCAAAGTATGAAGAGCAAATAAAAACAATGCAAAAAATAATATCAGATCTTAAAGTTGTTAAGAAGTATATTGAAAAATTAGATATCATTCAAATGAATATTTTTAGCAGAGATGGTCCTGTTGCAATGAGTTTAAGATCATGGGCACTAAATACAATCTCGGCAAAATCTTCAGAGTATCTCACACTACTTAATACAAAAATTCAAAGAATTGCGCTATCAGAAAAAACAAGAGACATATCAATTACATGTTATTCCAAAAGTGAAATGTTAGATTTGGAATCCCTAAGCGGTGGAGAACAAGTCAGCGTTGCACTTGCTCTCAGGTTAGGCATGGCGAGTTTGCTTGGAGCATCTAATATCAATTTAATGATATTAGATGAGCCTACAACTCACCTTGATGCAGAACATAAAAGAGCACTTGTTGGAGTATTGTCTCAATTATCAGATATCGCAAACATTGGAAAACCAATGCAATTTATCATAATTACGCATGATTCAGAGATATTTGAGGATTCAAATGTGGAAAAAATATACAAATTTGAATCCACAGAACATGGAAGTAATGTAATTGCACTATAAGATGATTTTACAGTATAGATTAGTAAATGATGGATAGTCTAAAGATTGAATGAAACAAAACATATGATTATAGAGCATCAAACTGAATGGTCAATACCGTAATTGGGTTTTAGTCTACTGAACAATAACTTTGCCTGTCATCCAAGGATGTAACATGCAGTAATAATCATACTCACCAGAATCAGTAAATACATAATCCCATGTTTCTTTTGGTATTATCATTCCTGAATCAAATAATCCATCATGTACTGCATTTACTCCACTAGTTACTGTATGAGCTGCAGAGTCAGCATTAACCCAAACTACTGGCTCTCCAGAGTAAATTTCAACTATATAAGGAAGATAGCATTCGTTTGTAGTTTCACATCCAGGTGCACTAGACCCCAATGCCATTGTAACTTCAACAGGTTCTGAACGTTTCTCTGTTGGTTCAGGAGTTGGTTCTGCAATTGGTTCTTCAACAGGTTCTTCAACTGGTTCTGGAACTGGTTCTACAACTGGCTCTTCAACTGGTTCTTCAACTGGTGTGGGTTCTTCAACTGGATTTACATACACCTCTTCAAATTCATTTACACCAATTTGTCCAATCATCCAAGGATGAACCAAACAAAAGTAAGGATATGTTCCTGCTTTATCAAAAGTAAATGGAAAAGTAGTTCCAGACATAAACAATCCAGAATCAAATAGACCATCCATTCCATCTGGAGTTCCCGAAGTCACAGTATGTGCTGCAGTATCATCATTACTCCATGAAACAGTATCACCAACATTAATCTCTAAAGAATATGGCAGATAGCAAGAGTTAGTAGTCTCACATCCAGGAGACGACACATCTTGCGGAATTGAAACTGTATGAGTTGTTGGAAGAGCAGGCATTGTCATAACAGGAGATACCATTCCAGGTGATTTCGTAGCACTGACAGAGTAACTTACTGTAAACTGAGTAGTGTTTTTAGTGTGAACTGCAAGTGCATTTCCTGAAAACTCCCAAGAGCCCATTGCATTTTGAGGATCAACAAATGTCATCTCAAAAATAGTCGTACCATCCACAGTCCAAATTTTTTCTGGATTTTCATCAGGACCAATTGGACCTCTTAATGTAATTAGTTGAATTGGCTCAGATGCAGAGTATGATAAAATTCCAGAATAAACATCACTTGATGGAGCAATAATCATTGCAATTTGATGTGACTCATGTCCCATTCCAGGGTCTTGTACTGAATCCATAGTTCCAGACATTACAGTATCAGACATCAAACTATCAACCTTGTAATCAACAGTAAAGGGTGTTGTATTTTTTGTGTGAATTGCAACTGCATTACCTGCAAACTTCCATTCTCCAATAGAACTATCCGGAGTTACAAATGTAAGTGCATACTTTGTCGTACCATCCAGAGTCCAGGTTGGTTGCCCTTTAGCTTCGCCATCTTTTAGCGGACCATGTAATGCAATTAGTTGAATTGGTTCAGATGCATCATAGTGTAATGTACCAGAGTAAATTTTATCAGATAACGGAATAACAGATACTGATTGATGTGCTTCGTGTCCAATACCTGGATGTTGTGTGGATGTCATTCTAGTAAATCCATCTTGTAATGGTTTTTCAACTGCGCATTCACCAGGATACGCAAGTTGTACATTTGCTGCACCTAACATACATAAATTACCATAAGTTACACCGTCAACACCGCAAACTGGATCATACTGCATAGTACATGCAACAGGTTTTGCCTCAGGTTCTACAATATATCCAGGATCCATTGAAATGAAAACCAAACTGATTGCTACTAAAACGCCAACTGCTGCAATTATTCCAACTGTAAAATTCATCTTATCCACCTGTTAGTTTTGCAAACTTTTCATTCTTACTTAACTTTTCCATAAATTCAATATTAGATAATGCGACCACGGCAGACTCTACTACCGGAGTCTCTGGATCATTTAATGCTTTTTCTAAAATTGCTTTTGCATCTTTTGAGCCAATCACACCAAGTGCTATTGCAGCTTCGTGTCTTACAAACAAACTAGGGTCATTAAGTGTGGCATCAGCCAAAGGAGGAATGCAACTAGATAGACACATCTGCCCAAGTGAAAATGCTGCTTCATGTCGTACTAGTTCGTTAGTATCATTTTTCAAGACTTTGGCAACGTGTGGAACTTTATCTTCGCCACCAAAATCAACTAGAATGCAAGTAGCCCTAGTTCTTATTACAAAATCTGGATGAGACAAAAGATTCACAAAGTAGGCAGTATCTTTTTTTTCATATTTTGCCTCCATCTCAGCAAATAGATCCAATCTGTTTTGAGTTACTGCCTGCATTTTGCTTTCAGGTTTTTTATATCCTATATTAGGTTACCCGAAATATCTGCATCATTATACAATATGCGTTATCTTTTTAAAAGAAAAAAAATCAACGTCGAACAATGAGTGTCGTAATAGGACAAAAAGCGCCAAATTTTGCAGTCTCTGATTGGGTTCAAGGAGCTCCGACAAACTTTGATCAGGAAAAAGATCACATCGTACTAGTCGAGGTATTTCAGGTAAATTGTCCTGGCTGCTTTATGCATGCATTGCCTGAGGCAATTAACATCTACAACAAATACAAAGATGATGGGGTACGAGTAATAGGAATCGCTACTGCCTTTGAAGATTATGATAAAAATACTCTAGATAATTTAAAAAAATTAGTTGAGACAGGCGAAGTAATTGGAGAGACAAAAGATGCACTGTCAATGTACGGTCAACTACAAGCAGGTAACAAACTGCCATACAAGATTCCATTTCCATTAGCAATGGACAAACTAACCAAGATAGATGGCAAAGTAAGTGATGATAAAGTAATGCAGTTTATCTACGGACAAATTCCAGAATTTGATTCACAACCAGAAGAATACAGAAAACAGATAATCCAAAGAGTCAAAGACTACATGAAATCAAAAGAGTATTCAGCAGAAACTTTTGAGAAATTTTCCTTACAAGGAACACCTTCAATGATCATAGTGGATAGAAAAGGAATCTTAAGAGATGTCTCCTTTGGACAATCAGGAAATGTAGATGCAGTTATTCGAAAATTGTTAAGCGAATAAAATCATTTAGATTTTTTATCTTTTTTCTTTGATTTGTTTTTATTTTCCAAAAGGTCTATTGCTCGTTGATTCGATAAAGTCCAGGCTTTGAACATCTGTCTAAAAACTTCATTTAGTTGCTTATTTTCTGTAGTTCCTATCTGTATCTTGTAAGACTCCCATGCAGCAATAATTGATTGATTGCTTTTTTTTAAAAATGCTAGCGCTTCTTTTTCTCCCAATAATGAAGAGGTAAAATCACCGCTATTTTAGCCAATATCTAAAGTATAACAAGCAACACAGATAGTATCACAACAATACAAAATCCGCCAATTAGTGCAACCTTTCCATTATCCACAAATATTCACCATACAGATAAAATAAATATGAATTTCATTTGCAAATGTCAAATATTCACCGTAGAAAAGTGGCAGGGTTTGTTTTTATACAAGGAAAACAGGATTGTCTGACAATGAAAATCACTTATTATGTTTTGGCATCATTGATTATTTTATCATGCACACTGGTTATTCCCAATATAGTTGCACAACAAAGTCAATCAGATAAAAAAACATACACCATAGGAACATATCTCCTAAATATTGGAAAAATTGATCTTCAAAATGGAGCTTATGATCTTGACTTTTACATTTGGATAAAATCTGATGATGCTAATTTTATTGAAACAAAACCAAAAATTGAATTTATGAATGGAAAAGCCACTATAGAACCAATCACAATTGAAAAAAATTACTATGAGGTAAGAGTGAAAGGAATATTTCAAAAAAATATGGATTTTAGAAATTACCCCTTTGAAAAGATCTTTCTAACAGTAGAGATAGAAGGTCTTGAAGACATGAAATCTTTAGAATTTGTTCCAGACTTGGAAGAAAGTGGTGTGGATGATCTAGTAAACATTCCAGGATGGAATCTAAAATCTACAAACTCGGATGTTTCTATTCACAAATATTCAGATGGTTCAGAATTTTCCAGATATGTGTATTCACTTGAGATTGAAAGATTTCACTTGTCTTCATTTTTGAAGACTATGCTACCAGTAATTATAATCACAACTATTGCAATGCTTGCATTTTGGATGAGCCCAACAAACTTTACTGCAAGAATAGGTCTAGGGGCATCTACATTACTTGCAGCAGTTGCAGCCCACCTTAATGCTGCAAATCAATTACCCCCGATTGGATATCTGACACTGTTTGACAAGATAATGATTATAGCTTATGCTCTATTTCTCAACAATCTTCTTTCAATGGTTATTCAAATGAGATTAATCGATCACAAACGTGAAGAAGATGCAATCAAGATTAATGCAAAGATGCGAAAATCAATGCCTATAATTTGTGTTTTAATTTTCTTGGCATTACTAGTAGTATAATTTTTAGAAATTAAAATCAATACCCCCAAAACGGAGTGCTAAGTAGCATCATCATTATTCCATAAAATGCAGCAACACTGATTGCAACAGCAATAGCTCCTTTAGTAGTTTTTTTCATACGATGATACAAATTAATTCAGACTTAAGAATTTTTAAAAATCCTTTTCAAATTTGTAACCAAATTAAGATAAAGCTTGTTTCAGAGTATCATTGATTACTTTGGAATAGCTGCAAGAGGAGGTTGTTTTCTGCATAATTTTTACTTGTTTAGCACGAAGTTTCTTGTCAACATCATCATCAATCATAACTGTGATTCTTTTTACCAATGATTAATTTATGAATTAGCATATTTAAGAGAAGAAGAGATTTCTCACTAGTGCTAATTATGACAATCTTTATTGATGAGCTTAGAATTTAATTTCACAATTACTACTGTAGGTGCTACAAAATACATTCCAATGTTTAACAATATCACAGAAAGTCCCAATCCAACCACCGTAATTTCAGAATCATCAGATAAAGACAATATAGATAGAGATGAGATCATCGGAGTAATTGTAATCTTTACTAGTTCTTTGAAAATGGGATTTTCGCGCTCGTAATCAGCAATTACAGGACTAAATGAATAATACACATCATTAAAGGAATTCATAAATAATTTTCCCGACTCTGTTTTGAGTAATTTATTATCTCTAATTTCACGTAGTTGTTGTATTTGCGGAGCTAGTTCACTACCATATGCTGCAGTTGCAATAAGACAACCACCACCATTATCAATTTCTTCAGATGTTTCATCAATTGTAGTCTGATTTAGCCCACGAAGATAATCAGTGCCTATAATCTCAATTTTACTATCACCAGAACCTGTAAAATTTAATGTAATAAATGAAATTTGATCATTGATCTTTACATTCGGATGATATTCCTCACCATTTATGTAAAAAGTAAAATTTCCACTCAAAAGAGTTTGTGGAATGTACACCTCACCTAAATTATTTTCAAGACCACTAGTGATGTATAGAGTAAGACGTTTTTGATCATCATCAAATTCATAATTTGAAATATCAAAGTTTGAAACCGTTTGAACTTCAAAAGAATGTCCGCCAGTTTTAACTTCCAATCTGTTTACCAAACCAGTCCTATCAGATAGTTGAGCAAATGCAGGTGTAATTACTAGTAGTAAAAGTAAAACGAATAAGATTGATTTCAATTTATGCGATGATTTGAGGAATTCTTTGTCGTAGTTCTTTGTCTTGTGCAATTCTTGGATGCATTGGATCTGCCAAGATAACTTCAAACCAGTAATGCATACCATCTTTGTAAACAAAGTATGAACCTAAAAGTTTCATGTTTGGATATCTTTCAAGTACTCTTCGTACTGCAACTGTCTTCATGTCATCATCTGCTTTGATTCTAGTAACACCAAGATGTTTTGGTCTTCTTCCGGCAACTGGTCTTTGTTTTCGCATACCACCAGTACCGACTCTCATTCTAACAACAACAATACCTTGTTTTGCTTTGTAACCTAATCTACGGGCTCTTTGCAAACGACTTGGTCTATCTATGCGAGTAATGGCACTATCTTTACGCCATTCTACTACTCTATCTCTAATTTCAGGAGTATTATCCTTCCATAGTTTGATCCAAGTCTTGTCTTGTATACTAGGCATATCGATTTTAGTAAAATCACCCTTTAATAACTTAAATCGTCTAGCATCCGCTAAGATATCAAAAATGCTCCTTGAGTGGGTATTTCAACCGCACCCAAAGAGTTTGCATCCGCAGAAAACTCGATAATTCAAGTCACCATATTTTCATTAAAAAGGATTTCTGAGCATAGATTTGAGATTTTTATTGAGTAATCATAAAGAAAAGCAGATGAAGACAACACATTGGATACTCATCATGGTATTGGTGGCCGTTGGCACTTTACCAAGCGTTTACGCCATGCCCTCTGTTGAAATTATAATGGAAAAGACCACTTACAATTATTGTGAAAAATTATTCTACACCATCAAAGTCTCTGAAATTACAGGAGACCCTGCAATATTACACATTACTGACCAAGCAGGAAAAACAAGTAGTGCAATTCCAATTCCAATATCTAATTTAGAAACTCCAATTCCATCGGTTATGCCATTTGAGGCAGAAATTTTTCCACCAGGAAAATATATTTTAGATGTTGAATATTCTGGTGGAGAAGATACCACATCATTTGATTTGTTGGATTCAGAAAATGTGTGCATATCAACTGTAATGAAACAGTTTGCATTTAGTTGGCTTAACAACCAAATATCAGATGGATTTTTCATAGATGCAATAAACAAATTTGTAGATAAAAAAGTAATCAATATTCCAGATAACATAAGTGAAAAGAATCTCCAAGACATACACATACCAATTTGGGTAAAAAATGTAGTTGCATGGTGGCTTGAAGAGAAAATTTCAGATGGCGAAGCAGCAAAAGCAATCCAATATTTGATTAACAAAGAAATTATAGTAATTTAAAAAATGAATAGATACTCAAAGATAACACTAGTGGCAATAATTGTCATAATAATCCCATTTGCATATTCAATATTGAATATCTTTGCAGCAGACCAGTTACAATTCAAATGGAGTGAAGGCAAGTTTAGTTTTTTTGAATTATCAAATGGTGGAGATGTGGAATTTTGCAATACGATGCCATATTGGTCGAGTTTTCAAAAATTTGAAATAATTACTTTTTATGATATGAAACAAAACGGAGTATTTACGGTATATCCACTGACAATAAATCCAGCATCGACTGCTGTTCAAAAAGGAGTATTTACCTCTGAAGAATTTACTGCAGCCCAATATTTGTTTATGAACTTAGATTTTGAATTTGATGGAGGAGATATCAGAATAGACCCAAACAAGTTGTATGTAATGGTAAACATCAGTACTCCAATTATCGGAATAATCCCATATACTACCACTTTACAATATTCAGGATTTGAATTTAGTAATTTAATGAATAATGAAAAATTAAGTTGCTAGATTATTTACTACTCTTACTTGCTTTTGACATTATAGCCAAAACAAGTCCAACAATACCTGCGATGATAAATCCTGCAACAACTCCAATGACTAGTTGTTTTCCTAATCCTTGAGGTACAGCTTCAGATTCTGTAACTGGTTCTGCTACACATTCGCCATCTTCAAGTATAGTTCCAGGTCCACATCTTTCATCTAAAATACAAACGCCATCTTTGAGAATTGTTCCAGGTCCACATTCTGTCTTTGGTTTCTCATCAACTGGTTTCTCAATAGGTGTAGGAATTGTTACTTCCTCTTCTTCAGGTTGAATAACTTCTTCCTCTTCTACTGGCGTAGTTACTTCCTCTTCAGGTTGAGTAACTTCTTCCTCTTCTACTGGCATATCTTCAGATGAACCAAATTGAGAACCAATAATTTCAATCTCTTCAGTTCCAAAAGGCAAGGAAATGCTTAGAGTTCTACTTTGATCACTAGTATTAGTTTCAGAATATTCTGGCTCATCACCATCAACTAGAATGATAAAATCATCATCTTCACCTTGATAAACAGAATCAAAAAAGTTTCTATCCAGTGTAATTTCCAAAGTTCCTGGAGAACCAGTTACATCCACTTCAATAATCAAAGAAATAAAATCAGCATCAGCAGTAATCGAAGAAACAGTTACTCCAGTGCCAGTATAATCAACATCATAAGAGACTCCATTCACGTTAACAGTAGAAGTCTCCGCATAAACAAAAGCTGAAGAAACAATCGCAATTAAAATTAATCCAATTGAGATTTTTGCAAGTGAACCCAAACTTGGCATTCTTCCTAGTCGGTCAGATTGTGCATCCATACCTTGACTTCGCATAAGGAATTTCTACAAAATCCGTCTTAAAAAGAATGGGGCGATATTTAATCACGTATCAGTCAAGCTTTTTTGGGTTATTCTTCTAGTTTACGCAGAAATCAGATTACGCCACGCAGAATCTGAATAATTTTCTCCCCAATTATGTTGGCTGCCAAAGATTGAGCCTCCTTTGTCTGAGCCCCAATGTGAGGAGTTAAAATGACATTAT encodes the following:
- a CDS encoding exonuclease SbcCD subunit D, which produces MLFSHISDTHLGLVQYGSEEREHDVYHVFNQAIDISIKDHVDFVIFAGDIFHIPNPNGTAIIQMANALKRLKNNSIDSFFILGEHDISRIRATPIPYVYHNLEFSRYIGQGNPINHKGVLIAGFDKIRKTEIPQFEEKFRAVDEIASKHTGHKILVLHQGITEFNKFAGELQSTDLPKNFTYYAMGHLHDHDIKQFSHLNGPVAYPGSIELTTSEGIKETKKGFFEVDISEKEVKNNWIELDTRQQFSFKTNYDELTKVVDEISSKISNIEQKPIVEIKIQGENIETDQIQAQISRLYQQTLRCFWRITSKEISESSIFLERPNTIDYEMLRLAVDASGSEQIANFAIKELLPLLSSTQIKEATQIIIENFEKYKKEKVNDNGN
- a CDS encoding SMC family ATPase, with amino-acid sequence MITAIELGDFLSHSQTRLEFGNGVTVFVGQNGAGKSSIIDAITFALFGQHTRKSNKGLIKRGSNQGFAKVEFNINGKQYQAVRKIDNKGGLAAKFSENANDKFLEIAAGERKQFGESMTHEVEKTIGLGFEKLKIASIVQQGELNAIIKAKPKEFKELLNAIIGIDKLDVASEAMKTITKNFREKIRDEKGYDDTHIGILLRELQKIMVELEESKPQKEQLVLKQIELQKEVSSLRAKLEIESPKIDKRNQLELRKKELQSYAKEAIQAIQREIAEKEHKIRDCEGCFEHISLKNDLESKMERIELAVEENQKKMQELTGKVASLKEKQALAEKIQLKDNKCPVCDSKVEKLNPLFQEEHLKQEIISIKEQIISAEKERLSYNQKRAEFSKRLQDVRNAEATLRAHAIKDQEDIRKIQGEIKLKKENVQKIPLSINGNLLEISQIDSNAKRIFDIITKLEQETKGFNEDEFLNLKKSINEKQTVLSQTDQHLGAIIEKISKYEEQIKTMQKIISDLKVVKKYIEKLDIIQMNIFSRDGPVAMSLRSWALNTISAKSSEYLTLLNTKIQRIALSEKTRDISITCYSKSEMLDLESLSGGEQVSVALALRLGMASLLGASNINLMILDEPTTHLDAEHKRALVGVLSQLSDIANIGKPMQFIIITHDSEIFEDSNVEKIYKFESTEHGSNVIAL
- a CDS encoding plastocyanin/azurin family copper-binding protein, encoding MNFTVGIIAAVGVLVAISLVFISMDPGYIVEPEAKPVACTMQYDPVCGVDGVTYGNLCMLGAANVQLAYPGECAVEKPLQDGFTRMTSTQHPGIGHEAHQSVSVIPLSDKIYSGTLHYDASEPIQLIALHGPLKDGEAKGQPTWTLDGTTKYALTFVTPDSSIGEWKFAGNAVAIHTKNTTPFTVDYKVDSLMSDTVMSGTMDSVQDPGMGHESHQIAMIIAPSSDVYSGILSYSASEPIQLITLRGPIGPDENPEKIWTVDGTTIFEMTFVDPQNAMGSWEFSGNALAVHTKNTTQFTVSYSVSATKSPGMVSPVMTMPALPTTHTVSIPQDVSSPGCETTNSCYLPYSLEINVGDTVSWSNDDTAAHTVTSGTPDGMDGLFDSGLFMSGTTFPFTFDKAGTYPYFCLVHPWMIGQIGVNEFEEVYVNPVEEPTPVEEPVEEPVVEPVPEPVEEPVEEPIAEPTPEPTEKRSEPVEVTMALGSSAPGCETTNECYLPYIVEIYSGEPVVWVNADSAAHTVTSGVNAVHDGLFDSGMIIPKETWDYVFTDSGEYDYYCMLHPWMTGKVIVQ
- a CDS encoding HEAT repeat domain-containing protein, producing MQAVTQNRLDLFAEMEAKYEKKDTAYFVNLLSHPDFVIRTRATCILVDFGGEDKVPHVAKVLKNDTNELVRHEAAFSLGQMCLSSCIPPLADATLNDPSLFVRHEAAIALGVIGSKDAKAILEKALNDPETPVVESAVVALSNIEFMEKLSKNEKFAKLTGG
- a CDS encoding redoxin domain-containing protein, giving the protein MSVVIGQKAPNFAVSDWVQGAPTNFDQEKDHIVLVEVFQVNCPGCFMHALPEAINIYNKYKDDGVRVIGIATAFEDYDKNTLDNLKKLVETGEVIGETKDALSMYGQLQAGNKLPYKIPFPLAMDKLTKIDGKVSDDKVMQFIYGQIPEFDSQPEEYRKQIIQRVKDYMKSKEYSAETFEKFSLQGTPSMIIVDRKGILRDVSFGQSGNVDAVIRKLLSE
- a CDS encoding CFI-box-CTERM domain-containing protein, which produces MKSILFVLLLLLVITPAFAQLSDRTGLVNRLEVKTGGHSFEVQTVSNFDISNYEFDDDQKRLTLYITSGLENNLGEVYIPQTLLSGNFTFYINGEEYHPNVKINDQISFITLNFTGSGDSKIEIIGTDYLRGLNQTTIDETSEEIDNGGGCLIATAAYGSELAPQIQQLREIRDNKLLKTESGKLFMNSFNDVYYSFSPVIADYERENPIFKELVKITITPMISSLSILSLSDDSEITVVGLGLSVILLNIGMYFVAPTVVIVKLNSKLINKDCHN
- a CDS encoding 50S ribosomal protein L15e, with amino-acid sequence MPSIQDKTWIKLWKDNTPEIRDRVVEWRKDSAITRIDRPSRLQRARRLGYKAKQGIVVVRMRVGTGGMRKQRPVAGRRPKHLGVTRIKADDDMKTVAVRRVLERYPNMKLLGSYFVYKDGMHYWFEVILADPMHPRIAQDKELRQRIPQIIA
- a CDS encoding thr operon leader peptide, which gives rise to MNRYSKITLVAIIVIIIPFAYSILNIFAADQLQFKWSEGKFSFFELSNGGDVEFCNTMPYWSSFQKFEIITFYDMKQNGVFTVYPLTINPASTAVQKGVFTSEEFTAAQYLFMNLDFEFDGGDIRIDPNKLYVMVNISTPIIGIIPYTTTLQYSGFEFSNLMNNEKLSC